The genomic segment CAGCTCGACCTGCCAGCCGCGCGATGCGGCGATGCCGTCGAGGGCCTTGACCAGCGAACGATTGAAGGTCTGGATGCCGCCGACAGCGTCGAACAGATCGGTGAACAGCACCAACACGCGTTGCTGTCCCGTGCGCGGAGCGCCGCGGCGCATACGGGGAACGTGATGGAGCGACGCCGGCTTCACGCCAAGGGTGGATGCGGATACGGTGTCGGACGAAGTGACGCGGGCCACGGGCGCGGCGCCGGCGCGCGCGGCAGCGGCGGCGGGGCGCTGGGTCTCCATGGCCCGGGCCAGGACCGAAAGGGCCCACGGCCGCGACCAATGCACTCCGCCCTTCCTGAATTGCGACCACAATTCCTGGACAGCGCGGGATTCGAACAGCCGGCGCGATTGGACATCGGCCTCGAGGAGTCCGGGGTCGGCCCGCAACCACTCGCCGAAGGGAAAGCTGAAGCCCTTCTTCGGACGGTCCCAGACAATGCGTGGCAGGGCATCCCCCAGAGCGTTGACCAGCAGCGGCTTGGGCGAATTACCACGCAAGCGCTTGGCGGCGGAGACGGCGAGCACGCCGGCGACAACATCATTGTCGAGATAAGGAACACGAGCTTCGATGGAATGCCGCATGCTCATGACATCGGTGTCTTTCAACAACTGGTTCTGCAGGTAGTGGTGAAACTCGAGGGCGACGAGGGAATCGACAAAGCTGGTGCGGGGCAGGCTGCCGGAACCGGGAATGCAGACGCCGAGGTCGCGCACCTCGCGTTGGGTGACGCCAAGAAATTCCTGGATCTGTTGTGGGCCGAAGAGGCCGCGGAACAGGAGATACATGTTCTCCGGCGTGGGATGGTGCAGGTAGGTGAGCTTTTCACGGCGTCCATAGGGCAGCCCGGTATTGTAGGCGGTGCGCACCAGAGGGGAGCGCACTTCCCTGGGAATGCGCGCCATGAACCGCGAGACCGTTGACAGGGTGGCGGCGCGCTGCAAATGCTGGTAGCCAAGGAACAGCTCGTCGGCGCCGGTGCCGGCAAAGACCACGGTCAAACCGAACGCTTTGGCCGCCTTGGAAACGAAGTAGGTGTTGACGCCGTCAACCGTCGGCTGGTCCATGGCGTCAAAGATGCGGGGTAATTCCTGAAAGAAGTCGCGCCGGGTCAGGCGGACCTCGCCGTGTTGCGTGCCGTACTTCCTGGCGATCACGCGGGCGTAGAGGGACTCGTCGAATTCGGGTTCATTGAAGGTGACGGAAACGGTCTTGATTGGCTTTTGGCCGGCAAGACTGGCCAACGCAACGAGCGCGGAGGAATCGATGCCGCCGCTGAGAAAGATCCCGAGAGGCACGTCGCTGACGGAGTGGACGCGCACGGCATCGGTGAGCAGCGGCAAGAGGCGATCGTCGGCATGGTCGGCCGCAGCCTCGGGATGAAAACACTGGTTGAGGTCCCAGTACTTCCGCTTGTGAAGGTTTCCACGGTCACAGGTGAGCATGTGCGCGGCGGGCAGGGCGTGTACGCCGCGAATGGTGGTCAGCGGCAAAGGCACCGATCCCAATTGCAGGAAGCGCACCATGGTTTCAAGATTGTGCTGGTACGGGACCAAGCCGCTGGCCATCAGCGATTGCACTTCGGAGGCGAACAGGAATCGCTCGTCGTCGGCATAGTAGTAGAGCGGCTTGATGCCGAAGCGGTCTTTGGCGAGCAGCAGCGCCGGCGCGCTGCCGGTGCGCAGCAAGGCGCAGGCAAACATGCCGCGGAGGCGCGGCAGCAGACCGTCACCCCATTCTTCGTAGCCGTGGAGAAGGACCTCGGTATCGGAGTCGGAGCGGAAGCGGTAGCCGCGCTCCATCAACTGCGAGCGCAGTTCGCGGAAATTGTAGATCTCGCCGTTGTAGGTGATCCAGGTTCGGCCGTCGGAGCTGCCCATCGGCATGCGCGCCTTCTCCGAAAGGTCGATGATGGAAAGGCGGCGCGCGCCGAGCACGGCCGCCGCGCCCGAAGCGGACGCGGCGTAGCGGAAATCGTGACCGCGACCACGGGCCTCAATCTCCCGCCGTACCAGGGGATCGTCGGCGAGGGATTCGGGGAAGAGAACGCCCCAATCGTCAGGACCGCGGTGGACCTCGGCGTCGAGCATGCGCAACACGGCGGTCACATCCTGCGATGTCACCGGTCCGGACAGCTTCAAGAGTCCCGCGATGCCGCACATGGTTAACTAAAAAGGTTCCTCTTGCGCCGGGAGGAAAGCAGCGCAGGGTTGCGTTTCCGCCGGCCGGCGCGAGATCGCACGCCGGGTGTTGTCGCCAGAAACGGCTCGTGGACGCGGTATGGAAAACCTTCCCGCCCGCCTGCATCGCCCAAAACCAGCGCTGGACGCGGAGTTCCGCCCGCGTTCTTCCGCATCAGGTTTCCGCCGTTGTCAGGAATATAGCACCCGCGAGTACGCGTCGAAAGTTCCGGGCAAGAATCAGATGTGTGCAAAAAGTCATTATCGCCTGTTCTCCACGGCACATACAGAGCGTTTTAATAAAGCAGAAAAACTGCTACTATCGGCCAACATCGTGGCCTCTGCCGTAATCGACGGCGTGCCGCCAGGAGCATGATGGATCAGAGGCAGTTGAGCGCAGGGAACAACATTCCTGTTCCTTACGAGCCCCAATCGGTTGAATTTCCCGCCATTCCGATAACCTCCGGCTACTATCCCGTACAACAACCAGGTGTCTCGATCTGGGAGTACCTGCGCACGTTGTACAAGCACCGCTGGCTGATCCTGGCGTCCCTGGTGATCGTGACGACGCTGGCGACCATCGCCACGGTGCGGATGACGCCCATTTATGAGGCGACGGGACGAATCGAAATCAACCGGCCCGCACAGGACATCCTGCCGTTCAAGGACTCCAGCGCGTTTGCCGGCGGCGGGGGCGATGACGACGCGGTCGAGCTCGAGACCCAGGTCAAGATCTTGCAGAGCGATGCGCTGTCGGCCGATGTGGCGCGGCGGCTCTCCGGGCCCTCGGCTACTTACCTGGGAATCAAGGCGAGCGCCGCCACCATGGCCGGAGACTCGGGAAAGCTCGACGTGACGCAGACCGCGCGTTCGGCGGGCAAGATCAAGTCCGGCCTGAGCGTCAGCACGGTGCCGCGGACGCGGCTGGTGGACATCCGCTATGCCAGTGCCAGTCCGCAAGTGGCCGCGGAAATCGTGAACACCACGATTGATGCCTACATTGAACGCAATATCCGCAGCCATTTCGAGTCGACGATGCAGGCGTCGGAATGGCTGTCGAAGCAACTGACCGATCTGCGCCTGAAGGCGGAGACTTCGCAGCAGCGGCTGGTGGATTACCAGAAGCAAAAGCAGATCGTCGGCGTGGATGATAAACAGAACATCACTCTCTCCAAGCTGGATGAGCTGAACCGGCAGTTGACACAGGCCGAGGCGGAACGCATCCAGAAGGAGGCCAACTACCGGATCACGCAAACCGACGACCCCGAACTGATTGCGAACCTGTCCAAGTCAGGTGAAAACACGTTGCTGGGCACTCTGAAGGCGCAAGAAGCTGCGCTGAAGACGCAGATTGCACAAATGCAGGTGCTGTACGGGCCGTCGCACCCGAAAATGGCGGAGGTGCGCAACCAACTGGCAGCAGTGGAGCTTTCCATCCAGGGGGAACTCAAGCGCAGCGCGGCACGGCTGCGCAGCGAGTACCAGATTGCGGCCCAGCGCGAGAGCATGTTTCGGCATGAGTTCGAGAATCAAAAGCTGGAAGCCAATGCGCTCAGCGAGAACGCGATCGAGTACACGATGCTGAAGCGCGACGCGGACACCAGCCGGCAACTCTACGACGGACTTCTCCAGAAGTTGAAGGAGGCGCAGGTCTCGGCGGGGTTGAATTCCAGCAACGTGCGGGTGGTGGACGGCGCCGCCGTGCCGTCACATCCGGCGCGGCCGAATAAGCGGCTCAACGTGATGCTGGGCTTGTTACTGGGCCTGGCCAGCGGCGTAGGCCTGGCGTTCCTGATCGAGTCGCTGGATACCACCGTCAGTTCCCCGGAAGAGGCGGAAGCCGCCGCCGCGCTGCCGTCGTTGGGAGTGATTCCGCTGAGCGCGCGCGCGCCGGTCCGGAAATTGCTGGCTCGGTCCAGTACGGCTGCTGCCCCAGACCATGGCGAATCGCAGATGGTAGCCCATTTCCGTCCGCGTTCGCAGTCCGCCGAGGCGTACCGCGCGCTGCGGACGTCGCTGCTGCTCTCCGGCTCGGGCACACCGCCGAAGACGATCGTGATCACCAGCCCGCTGCCGCAGGAGGGCAAGACCTCCACCGCGATCAACTGCGCCGTGGTGCTGACGCAGATGGGCGCGCGCGTCTTGCTGGTGGATTGCGATCTGCGGCGTCCCAGCATTCACCGCGCGCTGGGCATGCCGAACCGCACCGGGATGAGCACGCTGCTGGCCACGGGCAAGGGCTTCGACAGCATCGTCCTGAAGTCGCAGCAGATCCCCAACTTGTGGGCCGTGCCGGCGGGGCCGCCGCCGCCGCAACCGGCGGAGCTGCTCTCCTCCAAGTTCTTCCAAGAATGCCTGACGAAGTGGAAGCAGGAATACGATCACGTCCTCATTGACACGCCGCCGGTGCTTTCGGTGACCGACGCGGTGGTGCTCTCGGTGTATGCCGATTCGGTGGTCCTGGTGGTTCGCTCCGACGTCACCACGAAGAACGCGCTCCGGCAGGCGCGCGACCTGCTCCTGCAGGTGAATGCGCGCGTGACCGGCACGTTATTGAACGGCGTGGACCTGACCTCGCCCGGGTCCTACTACTACTATTACGCGTATGGTTACGGGCAGAAGAACCGCTACTACAACGAATCGCGGCAAAGCGAATCGCGACAGAGCGAATCGCGGCAAAGCTGATCGTCGGCGGCCGGGCTGGCTTTGCTTAGGATTGCCAGGCACGGCCGCGAACTTCGTATGCGCATCGAGCTGCACTCTCCCGGACGCAAGCTCCTGTACGGCCTGCTCTGCCTGGGCCTGATCGCGGGATACGTGTATCGAGCGGGGCGCGGTTACGTGGTTTCGCATTCCCTGGACAGCACCGACCCCGAGGTGCTGGAGCGCGCGGTGCGATTGGAACCGCAGAACGCCGAGGCCTGGTACCGGCTGGGCAGGGTGCGCTCCGTACTCCTGCAGGATATTCCGGGATCGATTGCGCCGACGCAGCGTGCCCTCTCGCTGGATCCCCGCCACGCACGCTACTGGCTGGACCTGGGGCTGGCGTATGAATACACGGGTGACGCGGCGGCCGAGCGTAACGCAATCGAAAACGCCGTGCGCTTCGATGCGCACGACCCCGACATTGCATGGGAAGCCGGCAACTTTTATCTCGTGGCCGGCAACACGGACCGCGCGCTGCCGCTGTTGCGGGCCACCCTGGAAGGTGACCCCACATACAAGCATCTGGGGCGGGCCATCCTGCTCAGCTTGCGCGCCACCAACAACGATTACGCGCGTGTGCTCGAAGAAGTAATCCCGCGCAACCCGAATCTGTATGTTGATTTCAGCAACCTGGCGGTGAGGACCAACCGCTTCGATGCTGCCGACATGATCTGGTCGCGCATGCTGGGGCTGGGCAAACGCGTATACCTCGGATCCACGAGAGCCTATTTTTCCTCTTTGATCGAGCGCAACGATTCGGCACGCGCACGTTCCGCCTGGAATGACCTCGCCAAGGTGAACCCCGAACTGGAGCCGTATCAGTACACCGATAACCTGGTGGTGAACGGGCGATTCGAAAACAACATCCTGAATGACGGCTTCGACTGGCACTACAACCGCAACGACGCCGTGCCCCTGGAGATCGACACTACGGGAGTTCACGGAGGAACCCACGCGCTGCTGATGACGTTTACCGGCCAACCGGTGGCCGAGTTGGGTTTGCGGCAGATCATCCCGGTGGACGCCGGCGAGTGCTATGAGTTCTCGGCATTCTTGCGTACCAGCGAGTTAGAGGGTGTCGGCGGCCCGCAATTCTCCCTGCGCGATGAAAAGACCTCGCGCAGTTACGTGCTGACCGAATCCATGACGGGTACGCACGGATGGGAGCAGCGCCGGCAGACGTTCCGCACCGATCCGGGCACGTATTTCCTGGACTTGAGAATCGTGCATGAGCGCCCTCTGACGACCATTCGCGGGCGCGCGTGGGCCGACGATGTGCGCCTGACGCGCGTCGCACCGGAGGCGTGCCGGTGAAAATGCCCGTTTCGGCGGCGTTCGGTACATCCTCGAGTTTGACCTGGCCGGAAGCAAGTGATCGCGCATCCTGGTGGAACCGCGTGCTTCTGTTAGGACTCGGCATCGTCATCGCCTTCGCCGTGCTGGCATTTGGCACGACGGAGCCCTGGTCCGAATTAATCCTCGAGTGCGCGGCCGCAGGGTTGTTCCTGCTGTGGGCAGCGCACCAGGTGGTGCAAGGGGCCATCGAATTACGACCCAGCCCGCTTTACCTTCCGGCGCTCGCCTTCGCCCTGCTGGTTGCGGTGCAACTGGTCACCGGAATCTCGGCCTATCGCTATGCGACGTTGCAGGAGGCCATCCGTTACCTTGCATACGGGCTGCTGATGTTTGTCGCCATCCAGTGCTTCCATAGCCGCCAGCAAATTCATGGCTTCCTGACCGGCATGACGATCTTCGGGGCCATGCTGGCGGTGTTTGGCATCATCCAGGACTTCACGGCGAATGGGAAGATTTACTGGGTCCGGCGGCCCCAATTCACCGCCTGGGGCTTCGGCCCTTACGTCAACCACAGCCACTGGGCAGGGTTGATGGAACTGTTGACACCGCTGCCGCTGGCGTTGATGATGCGGCGCCGCAACTCCGGAGCGCAGACGGTGCTGCTGGGATTCGCCGCCCTGATGATGGGGAGTACCATTTTCCTGTCGGGATCACGCGGGGGCATGATTTCCTTCGCGGCGCAAGTCGTGCTGGGGGCGGCGCTCTTGCTGCTTCGCGGCCGGTCCAGCGAGCGGCTTCGCGACGTTGCCATCCTGGCGGTGATCGGAGTGGTCTTCCTGGCATGGGCCGGAGGCTCGCGGGTCACCGACCGCATTGAGAGTGCCTATACTGCCGACGGCGCCACCATGAGCAACACGCTGGATGCGCGCTTCCGGCTGGCATTGTTTAAAGACACGCTGTTGATGGCCAAGGCGAGGCCGATCGCGGGATGGGGGTTGGACTGCTTTACCCGTGTTTTCCCCCGATTCCAGACCTTCTACAGCGATCGTTTCGTGAACGCGGCGCACAATGATTACTTGCAATTGCTGGCAGAAACCGGAGTCATCGGCTTCGCCATCATGTTGTGGTTCGTGATTGCGATGTTCCGCTCGGGGTTGCGGCCCAGAGTCCCGCCGGGTTTTGTGTCGTCGGCGAAAATGGCGGCCACGCTGGCGTGCACCGGGATCCTGGTGCACAGTTTCATGGACTTCAACCTGCATGTGGGCGCAAATGCGGCGCTCTTTTACGTCATGGCGGCCCTGGCGAGCGCCGAAGAGGTGGAAGGCGCCGGGCAACCGCTGGCGGCCCACCACAACGGACCGGTGCTGGTGCACGACATTACCCTGTGCTGATCCGGGCGTTGACGCCAGCAGCATTGAGGAGTATCCATCGTCAGCAAGGCAACTCCCATCGTTCACGCCGATACTGCCGAATTCGACCCAGCGCAGGGGTTGCTGATCCGCGCTCTCGCAGACCCGGATCAGCTTGACGAGTATTGCAGCGAAACCCGCAAAAACCTGGACTGGACACCGGTTTTCGAGCTGGCCGAAACGCAAGGAGTGTTCCCGGCGCTGGCCAGCCGCCTGGAGCCGCTGAACCAATTCCTGGACCCGGAAGTGCGGGCGGCAGTTCGCCACCGGTTTGAGTTGCACGTGCGCCGCAGCCTGGTGATGACCAGTGAACTGGTGCGCATCCTGCAACTGCTGTCGTCAATCAAGATCGAAGCGATTCCTTTCAAAGGCCCGGCCCTGGCAGTATCGCTGTACGGCGACGTCGCGTCTCGGGAATATTCCGACCTCGACGTCCTGGTCAAGCGCGCACAGGTTGCGGCGGCGGCGGCGGCCATGCGCCATGCCGGATACTCACAGGTGTACCCGGTGAAGGAGGAGCACCAGGAGCGATTCCTGGACTCGAACTATGAACTGGCATTCTCGAGCCCGGCGGGAATCCTGATCGAATTGCACTGGGACATCGCTCCGCGACACTTCTCGATGGCGCTTCCGGCGCAGGAACTCTGGGCTCCCCTGGAGACGGTGGTTGTCGGGGGGATGCAAGCGCCCGCGTTGTCGCCGGAAAACCTGCTGCTGGCGCTCAGCGTTCACGGCGCACATCACCTGTGGAGAAAGCTTGCGTGGATGCTGGACATCCACCGGCTCATTGCGATTACGCCGGAGATCAACTTCGGCCAGGTACTCCGAAGAGCGCGCGGCGCGGGGATCGAGAGAATCGTCCTGCTCGCGCTGGCGCTGGTGCAGTCGGTGTTCCACACGCCGCTGCCGGCCGATGTCCAGCAAGCCATCGCGCAGGATCGAGCGGTGGCGGCACTCGCCGGCGAAGTCAGGCGGGAGTTGTTATTCCACGAGGGATTCTCGGACGTGCAGTTCCATGGCTTTCTGCTGCGCGTCCGCGAACGCTGGCAGGATCGAGTCCGCTACGCTTCGCGGTTCGTGCTGACGCCGACCATGCAGGAATGGACGACCGTGCGCCTGCCGCGCCCCGTCCATTTCCTTTACTCCGGCATGCGCGTGCTGCGCGGGGTCGCGAAGGCGGGGCGCATGGTGTACCGCAGCGTCCGGGGCTGAAAGGGCCGCAGATCTATTGCAGGCGGATCTGCACCAGTCCTGCGAGTGCCGCCGCGGCATTGATTCCGCGTGCCAGCATGTTCGCGGTAGGAATTCCCGTGCGCACGAACGACTTCTCGCAGTCCGCCGTGGAGGGCCCGTGCATGTCGCCTTCCATGTAAGCCAAGCCCGGGCAGCGCGTGCAGGACGCGACGTGAGTGCAACTGGAGCAGGTGGGCAGATCGCGGGCGCGGATGGCGCGCACTTCCTTCAACTGCGGCGAGTCCTTCCAGATGTCAATAAATCTCTGCCGCCTTACGTTCCCACAGGGCAGCGGAAACTGCACGCAGGGATAAACGTCGCCATAGGGCGAGACGTAGCACGCGGTGTGTCCGGCGCTGCACGGCAATCCATCCATGACGTCGTCGTCGGCCGCGGGCGGCGGAGCGCAAAACTCCTCGACGTTGCCGACCACGGCGGGATCCCGGAATGTCTCCTGCAAAACCTTGGTCGTAGCCCGCATGCGCAGGGTCGACGGATTCCCGTCCATCATCGGCGTGATGGTGGGATCGAGGGTGTAATTGGCGCCCAGTTCCGCCGCCAACTCATGGACGCCGAGATGGTGGTCCATGTTCTGCCGCATGAGGACATTGGCAATCGTCACCTTCAGCCCCTGCGACTTCAAGAAACGGATGGCGGCGATGCTTCGCTTCAACGAGCCGGGCAGCTTGGTAATGCCGTCGTGCACCTCGGGGCGATCCGAGTAAATACTGATCTGCACCTGTTCCACACCGAGGTTCTTGAGCCGCTGCGCCTCTTTTTCGCGGATCATGACCGCGTTGCTCTTGATCTTGACGTTGAACAGCAGCGAGCGGGCATAAGTAACGATGTCGAAGAAATCTTGCCGCAGGAGCGGCTCTCCACCGCTGATGGTGAGAAACAAGATGCCTGCCTCGGCCAACTGCTTCAGCAGGTCCTTGATCTCCGCAAGGCTGAGCTCGCCTTTGTCGTCGTGGTCGAGGTAGCAGTGCTCGCAACGCTCATTGCAGCGGTAGGTAATGTCGAGCTGCGCGCTGATGGGAATGCCCAGCGCCAGCGCGCGCGCATTGACGTCGACCATCAGGCTCATCGCGGCTCCTGTTGTGGCAACTTCGCGCTTTCCCCAATCGGATCCGGTGAAACCAGCAGGATCCCGTGCTGCGCCAGTTCCTGCACGAACGACGAGGCGTCCTGGTACGCCGCGTCCGCGTCCACCGCAAAGTCGCGGCAGACGCGCTGCTCCACGATGTCACGCAGCGGGGTCGCGCCATCGGCCGATTCCCAGATCGCCGTCGCCACCGGGTTGAGGGTAAACAAGGTGGAATCCACCGCTGACATGACGATGGTCTCGCCACCCAGGTTGCGGGAAGCTATCGCCGAACTCCGTGCAATGTACATCACCCGATCAACTCCCATACGCGGGCGTCGGGAACGAACACCAGCCGCTCCATGCGCACCCGCGTCGCAAATTCGCATGCATTCTGAAACACCGTTCGCACCAGCTCCGGCTCGTGAGCGAAGAATAAAGTATTTCTCAGCAGCATGCCGGCGGC from the Terriglobia bacterium genome contains:
- a CDS encoding polysaccharide biosynthesis tyrosine autokinase, encoding MMDQRQLSAGNNIPVPYEPQSVEFPAIPITSGYYPVQQPGVSIWEYLRTLYKHRWLILASLVIVTTLATIATVRMTPIYEATGRIEINRPAQDILPFKDSSAFAGGGGDDDAVELETQVKILQSDALSADVARRLSGPSATYLGIKASAATMAGDSGKLDVTQTARSAGKIKSGLSVSTVPRTRLVDIRYASASPQVAAEIVNTTIDAYIERNIRSHFESTMQASEWLSKQLTDLRLKAETSQQRLVDYQKQKQIVGVDDKQNITLSKLDELNRQLTQAEAERIQKEANYRITQTDDPELIANLSKSGENTLLGTLKAQEAALKTQIAQMQVLYGPSHPKMAEVRNQLAAVELSIQGELKRSAARLRSEYQIAAQRESMFRHEFENQKLEANALSENAIEYTMLKRDADTSRQLYDGLLQKLKEAQVSAGLNSSNVRVVDGAAVPSHPARPNKRLNVMLGLLLGLASGVGLAFLIESLDTTVSSPEEAEAAAALPSLGVIPLSARAPVRKLLARSSTAAAPDHGESQMVAHFRPRSQSAEAYRALRTSLLLSGSGTPPKTIVITSPLPQEGKTSTAINCAVVLTQMGARVLLVDCDLRRPSIHRALGMPNRTGMSTLLATGKGFDSIVLKSQQIPNLWAVPAGPPPPQPAELLSSKFFQECLTKWKQEYDHVLIDTPPVLSVTDAVVLSVYADSVVLVVRSDVTTKNALRQARDLLLQVNARVTGTLLNGVDLTSPGSYYYYYAYGYGQKNRYYNESRQSESRQSESRQS
- the asnB gene encoding asparagine synthase (glutamine-hydrolyzing) is translated as MKLSGPVTSQDVTAVLRMLDAEVHRGPDDWGVLFPESLADDPLVRREIEARGRGHDFRYAASASGAAAVLGARRLSIIDLSEKARMPMGSSDGRTWITYNGEIYNFRELRSQLMERGYRFRSDSDTEVLLHGYEEWGDGLLPRLRGMFACALLRTGSAPALLLAKDRFGIKPLYYYADDERFLFASEVQSLMASGLVPYQHNLETMVRFLQLGSVPLPLTTIRGVHALPAAHMLTCDRGNLHKRKYWDLNQCFHPEAAADHADDRLLPLLTDAVRVHSVSDVPLGIFLSGGIDSSALVALASLAGQKPIKTVSVTFNEPEFDESLYARVIARKYGTQHGEVRLTRRDFFQELPRIFDAMDQPTVDGVNTYFVSKAAKAFGLTVVFAGTGADELFLGYQHLQRAATLSTVSRFMARIPREVRSPLVRTAYNTGLPYGRREKLTYLHHPTPENMYLLFRGLFGPQQIQEFLGVTQREVRDLGVCIPGSGSLPRTSFVDSLVALEFHHYLQNQLLKDTDVMSMRHSIEARVPYLDNDVVAGVLAVSAAKRLRGNSPKPLLVNALGDALPRIVWDRPKKGFSFPFGEWLRADPGLLEADVQSRRLFESRAVQELWSQFRKGGVHWSRPWALSVLARAMETQRPAAAAARAGAAPVARVTSSDTVSASTLGVKPASLHHVPRMRRGAPRTGQQRVLVLFTDLFDAVGGIQTFNRSLVKALDGIAASRGWQVELLVLNDRRRTAYDSPYFNPELVSCHAFQRNTARFTIAAMQHARRATTAIIGHVNFCPVLPLMKMSAPAVYSVLVAHGIEVWKPLPALQRWGVRRLDEILTVSDFTRDEMLLHNQINGLAFTTFPDTLDPFYGGADIATGDPRALLHLPPGPMLLSVSRLHQTEFYKRIDLILEAMPAVLKQAPDTFLVVVGEGSDRARLQRLAAQLRIDDRVKFTGRVSERELPLYYQACDMFVLPSLKEGFGIVFLEAMQYGKPCIGARAAAVPEVIVDGETGLLTAPGDPRSLELAIMTLIADEPSRLMMGRAGLRRLENNFSFNMFRQRLEEVLWRPPE
- a CDS encoding nucleotidyltransferase family protein, which translates into the protein MLIRALADPDQLDEYCSETRKNLDWTPVFELAETQGVFPALASRLEPLNQFLDPEVRAAVRHRFELHVRRSLVMTSELVRILQLLSSIKIEAIPFKGPALAVSLYGDVASREYSDLDVLVKRAQVAAAAAAMRHAGYSQVYPVKEEHQERFLDSNYELAFSSPAGILIELHWDIAPRHFSMALPAQELWAPLETVVVGGMQAPALSPENLLLALSVHGAHHLWRKLAWMLDIHRLIAITPEINFGQVLRRARGAGIERIVLLALALVQSVFHTPLPADVQQAIAQDRAVAALAGEVRRELLFHEGFSDVQFHGFLLRVRERWQDRVRYASRFVLTPTMQEWTTVRLPRPVHFLYSGMRVLRGVAKAGRMVYRSVRG
- a CDS encoding O-antigen ligase family protein; this translates as MLLLGLGIVIAFAVLAFGTTEPWSELILECAAAGLFLLWAAHQVVQGAIELRPSPLYLPALAFALLVAVQLVTGISAYRYATLQEAIRYLAYGLLMFVAIQCFHSRQQIHGFLTGMTIFGAMLAVFGIIQDFTANGKIYWVRRPQFTAWGFGPYVNHSHWAGLMELLTPLPLALMMRRRNSGAQTVLLGFAALMMGSTIFLSGSRGGMISFAAQVVLGAALLLLRGRSSERLRDVAILAVIGVVFLAWAGGSRVTDRIESAYTADGATMSNTLDARFRLALFKDTLLMAKARPIAGWGLDCFTRVFPRFQTFYSDRFVNAAHNDYLQLLAETGVIGFAIMLWFVIAMFRSGLRPRVPPGFVSSAKMAATLACTGILVHSFMDFNLHVGANAALFYVMAALASAEEVEGAGQPLAAHHNGPVLVHDITLC
- a CDS encoding radical SAM protein; this translates as MSLMVDVNARALALGIPISAQLDITYRCNERCEHCYLDHDDKGELSLAEIKDLLKQLAEAGILFLTISGGEPLLRQDFFDIVTYARSLLFNVKIKSNAVMIREKEAQRLKNLGVEQVQISIYSDRPEVHDGITKLPGSLKRSIAAIRFLKSQGLKVTIANVLMRQNMDHHLGVHELAAELGANYTLDPTITPMMDGNPSTLRMRATTKVLQETFRDPAVVGNVEEFCAPPPAADDDVMDGLPCSAGHTACYVSPYGDVYPCVQFPLPCGNVRRQRFIDIWKDSPQLKEVRAIRARDLPTCSSCTHVASCTRCPGLAYMEGDMHGPSTADCEKSFVRTGIPTANMLARGINAAAALAGLVQIRLQ
- a CDS encoding PqqD family protein, which codes for MYIARSSAIASRNLGGETIVMSAVDSTLFTLNPVATAIWESADGATPLRDIVEQRVCRDFAVDADAAYQDASSFVQELAQHGILLVSPDPIGESAKLPQQEPR